Proteins from a single region of Labedella gwakjiensis:
- a CDS encoding non-heme iron oxygenase ferredoxin subunit — MVQENVCPLSELAPNQAKRVVVGGAPIALVLDGDGVVHAIGDTCTHGDISLAEGFVEDDTLECWAHGSKFELTTGKPLTLPAYEPVPVYAVELRDGDIYIDPTVTKEI; from the coding sequence ATCGTGCAGGAGAACGTCTGCCCGCTCTCCGAGCTGGCACCCAATCAGGCCAAGCGCGTCGTCGTCGGGGGAGCGCCCATCGCTCTCGTCCTCGACGGCGACGGAGTCGTGCACGCCATCGGCGACACCTGCACGCACGGCGATATCTCGCTCGCCGAGGGTTTCGTCGAGGACGACACCCTCGAGTGCTGGGCGCACGGCTCGAAGTTCGAGCTCACCACAGGGAAGCCCCTGACGCTGCCGGCCTACGAACCCGTCCCCGTCTACGCGGTCGAACTCCGCGACGGCGACATCTACATCGACCCGACCGTAACGAAAGAGATCTAG